One Halomonas sp. THAF5a genomic region harbors:
- the metW gene encoding methionine biosynthesis protein MetW — MRADLKLIHAWIPEGARVLDLGCGDGTLLAALARDKQVTGYGLEIDPDNLATCLAKGVNVIEQNLDEGLANFDDNACDLVVMTQALQALRRPDLMLDEMLRVAGECIITFPNFAYWRHRAYLGFKGYMPVSRSLPHAWYDTPNIHLSTFNDFERLCRDKGLSIVDRAVGIGDHEGHWTSRWWPNLFGETAIFRVTRRP; from the coding sequence ATGCGCGCCGACCTCAAGCTGATTCACGCCTGGATCCCCGAGGGCGCCCGGGTGCTCGACCTCGGCTGCGGCGACGGCACCCTGCTGGCGGCGCTGGCCCGCGACAAGCAGGTGACCGGCTACGGCCTGGAGATCGACCCCGACAACCTCGCCACCTGCCTGGCCAAGGGCGTCAACGTCATCGAACAGAACCTCGACGAGGGGCTCGCCAACTTCGACGACAACGCCTGCGACCTGGTGGTGATGACCCAGGCGCTGCAGGCGCTGCGCCGCCCCGACCTGATGCTCGACGAGATGCTGCGCGTGGCCGGGGAGTGCATCATCACCTTCCCCAACTTCGCCTACTGGCGCCACCGCGCCTACCTCGGCTTCAAGGGCTACATGCCGGTCTCCCGCTCGTTGCCCCACGCCTGGTACGACACGCCCAACATCCACCTCTCGACCTTCAACGACTTTGAACGCCTGTGCCGCGACAAGGGTCTGAGCATTGTCGACCGGGCGGTGGGCATCGGCGACCACGAGGGCCACTGGACCTCGCGCTGGTGGCCCAACCTGTTCGGCGAGACCGCCATCTTCCGGGTCACGCGCCGGCCGTGA
- a CDS encoding Rieske (2Fe-2S) protein, whose amino-acid sequence MSAAIAHLDDLEATAARGVRLPDGRDALLVRVHGRVSAFENRCPHLGVPLEAEPDRFLEAGGELIQCAMHGALFLPEDGECVFGPCQGARLREVPVSVDEAGRIYLAAE is encoded by the coding sequence ATGAGTGCCGCCATCGCCCACCTCGACGACCTCGAGGCCACCGCCGCCCGCGGGGTGCGCCTGCCCGATGGCCGCGACGCCCTGCTAGTGCGGGTGCACGGCCGGGTCAGCGCCTTCGAGAATCGCTGCCCCCACCTGGGCGTGCCCCTCGAGGCCGAGCCGGATCGCTTCCTGGAGGCGGGCGGCGAGCTGATCCAGTGCGCCATGCACGGCGCGCTCTTCCTGCCCGAGGACGGCGAGTGCGTGTTCGGCCCCTGCCAGGGCGCGCGGCTGCGCGAGGTCCCGGTCTCAGTCGACGAGGCCGGACGGATCTACCTCGCGGCCGAGTGA
- the sfsA gene encoding DNA/RNA nuclease SfsA, which produces MEYPTLVPGTLLRRYKRFLADVRLDDGREVIAHCPNTGSMRAVNVPGCRVWLAASDNPARKLAWTWELIELPRPEGGAATASVHTGRANRIVEEALRAGRVAELSGYATIRREVRLAGPGEAGGEGKGRERTRLDFCLEGPHRAKAFVEVKQVTLREADGHGYFPDAVSARGRRHLEALAALAEWGERAVLLFCVAHEGIEDVSPAAHLDPAYAATLREAAARGVEVLARRCEFLREGGVPVAVRLGDALPVSLGREVDPSGLVD; this is translated from the coding sequence ATGGAGTACCCGACCCTGGTGCCCGGCACCCTGCTGCGCCGCTACAAGCGCTTCCTGGCCGACGTGCGCCTCGACGACGGCCGCGAGGTGATCGCCCACTGCCCCAATACCGGCTCGATGCGCGCGGTCAACGTGCCGGGATGCCGGGTGTGGCTCGCCGCCAGCGACAACCCGGCGCGCAAGCTGGCCTGGACCTGGGAGTTGATCGAGCTGCCCCGCCCCGAGGGGGGCGCGGCGACGGCCTCGGTGCACACCGGGCGCGCCAACCGCATCGTCGAGGAGGCGCTGCGTGCGGGCCGCGTGGCGGAGCTTTCGGGCTATGCGACGATTCGCCGCGAGGTGCGCCTGGCGGGCCCGGGCGAGGCAGGCGGCGAGGGCAAGGGGCGCGAGCGCACCCGGCTGGACTTCTGCCTCGAGGGCCCGCACCGCGCCAAGGCCTTCGTCGAGGTCAAGCAGGTGACGCTCAGGGAGGCCGACGGGCACGGCTACTTCCCCGACGCGGTCAGCGCCCGGGGCCGGCGCCACCTCGAGGCGCTGGCGGCGCTGGCCGAATGGGGGGAGCGTGCCGTGCTGCTCTTCTGCGTGGCCCACGAGGGCATCGAGGACGTGTCGCCGGCCGCGCACCTGGACCCGGCCTATGCCGCGACCCTGCGCGAGGCGGCCGCACGCGGCGTCGAGGTGCTGGCGCGGCGCTGCGAGTTCCTCCGCGAGGGGGGCGTGCCGGTGGCGGTGCGCCTGGGCGACGCCCTGCCGGTCTCACTCGGCCGCGAGGTAGATCCGTCCGGCCTCGTCGACTGA
- a CDS encoding DUF4426 domain-containing protein, whose amino-acid sequence MLRHSLTALVLGLGLLAGLPAQAQQFEQVGDYQIHYSAVNTSFLPAAVAREHGIQRSQAMALLNVSVMESLEDGSTRPVIASVDGRSAALDGSDESPLAFRSLRINDTPSQVAVFRIREDEPMRFDLRVRYDRNAEPAKVSFIQRFYIDR is encoded by the coding sequence ATGTTGCGACACAGCTTGACGGCCCTGGTGCTGGGCCTTGGCCTACTGGCGGGCCTGCCCGCCCAGGCCCAGCAGTTCGAACAGGTGGGGGACTACCAGATCCACTACAGTGCGGTGAACACCAGCTTCCTGCCGGCGGCGGTGGCCCGAGAGCACGGCATCCAGCGCAGCCAGGCCATGGCGCTGCTCAACGTCAGCGTCATGGAGAGCCTCGAGGACGGCTCGACCCGTCCCGTGATCGCCTCGGTCGACGGCCGCAGCGCCGCCCTCGACGGCAGCGACGAGAGCCCGCTGGCCTTCCGCAGCCTGCGCATCAACGACACCCCCTCCCAGGTCGCGGTGTTTCGCATCCGCGAGGACGAGCCGATGCGCTTCGACCTGCGCGTGCGCTACGACCGCAATGCCGAGCCCGCCAAGGTGAGCTTCATCCAGCGCTTCTACATCGACCGATGA